The DNA window TCATGGGGGTCATTCGGATGAAATCCTGGCTGCCACGGCAATCTTGTCGGTGTATGAGTTTCTGGATGCAACTGGTCCGGCGTGGAATCGGCATTTGAGTGGCGTCAAGTCGTTGCTGGATGTCGCTGAAGTGGGCATGATGCCTCTTGAACAACTCACGTCGCCGGGAGATCAGTCGTATCAGCCGCAAAAGAAGTCGGGACTTTCCAAGGCGAGAAAGGCGACGTTCTGGAATTTTGCGAGACAGGATTATTTGGCTGCCtgtgagtttttttttcttgggGTTTGCGTTTGTTGTATCAACGCTGACGGGGGTTGCAGTTATCAATGAGAGCCGCACGAGACTAAATCCGGATGATCTCCTATTATGGACCGAGGCCGGGCTGCAGATCGACGGTATGGGCTTTGTCTGTCCCAGCAACACCAATGCAACCGGATACCCCGAAGGTGACGACGTCATGAAAGAGGACCTGATCTGCAACGCACTCATCTGGATCGGGTCCAAGATAGTCAACTTCATTAGCGCGGGCGACAGCATGTTGAACGACCAGTCCGCCCAGTCCGGTCCCCTCGGAGTCTCACAGCAAGTCCTTCTTGAACGATGGTACCGTCTAGAAAACGAGCTGGACAACTGGTACAACGGCCTCCCTGCAACCTTCCAACCCAGCGCTAGAATTGACCCCACGCGGGTTGCACAACACAAGCCTAACGAGGAACTAGAAGATCTAGCCACTCTCCAGGAAATATGGTTCAGCCTGGCCATGTGTGCATCAAGCATGCAGCATTACCACATGGCACGgattctgctgctgatcaATAAACCGCACGAATCCACCAGCCGCAGATCCACGATCACAAACAGACTCAATTCGTACCGCTCCATCGAAAACGAGATCCGTCTTCATAGTCGTGAGATTCTAGGAATTGCCCTTGCCCGTCCGGAGGGCAGCGTGCGCATTAACTCGCTGCAGCCTCTCTTCGTGGCGGGTCAGTGCCTGACTGATCCGCGCGAGCGGAGGATGACCGTCCGGCTGTTACGGGCTATCGACGCTGATCTGGGCTGGGCGACTGAGTATCGTGTCAAGCAGCTGCTCAAGGAATGGGGGTGGAACGAGGGGGTGTCTCATTTGCCCGAGGCATGAGCGGTGTTGGATGACATCGGAGTAAGAAATACACTCGAAAGtgttctctttctcgagatggagaaacAGAACACACCACACAAGACTGACCAGCCCAGAAGCTTTGTTTGGATCAAGCTTGTGACGGACTTTCGCTAGCGAAACCCCTATCCTTCGCCTACCAGCGGCTGCAAAGCCGTGAAGGCCTTAAGAGCATATCGGAGAAAGAGATCAAAGAGCACAGGCTTCTTGCCAAGATCTGTCATGGTCGACCGCGCTCGAAACACGGCGGCGAAGGACTGAAGGTTAACTCTGAAACCCGACATCGTCGCGCTAAGAAGCGAGAGTGCCCCTCTTTCGAGGTTATCAATATTGACCAACACAAACGCCGACTTCTCTTTCCCCCTCAGATTGAGCCGAGTACGCCGTTTGATGCTCCCCGGTCTTCATGAGGTTATGGGACTTGCACGCCCTCCCGGTGCAAACCCCGATCCTGTCTTACGCAGACGATGAGACTTGGCAGCTGCGAGGATTAACAACCCGGTGTGTGTATGTGCAGGACAATACTCCGCACTGGGTTAGAACACGTTGGCAACAGCAACCGAAAACAACGACGTGACGATTCCACTTGTACAGATAGTTaattcaattcaatcatATACCCCGGTAGATTGCGGTGGAAGGGTCAGGGCAGGGGAACGGCGTCTATGAAATATTTACAGCCCCCAGAATAGTGAATTGAACATCATACATACTACTTAAGCTGGGCCTTGTCTTCGATCATTTTCTCCAGTGGGTACCATGATCGGGTTACCTCCTCCTTTTGTTATCCCGAATCCACATTCGGGCTGGTTTCGGCAGCGTGGCGGACCTGCTGTAGATGGTGCAGTTCTGCAGTAGCGTATGTAGTCtgctttttattttatttctCTTGTTTTGCTGATCCTGTGCAGGTTTTCACTTTCTATACATCGGTCGTGCTGGTATTGCTATTGCCTCTAGACTTCCGGTGGAAGGTTAACCGACGGCattccttctttcccttaATTTCTCTACGATAAGAAGAGAGCGTGAAACAGGGTTAACTTCCATTTCTATACAGCTCTCTCTGCCGATCAATAGCTCCACCATGAAACATGGAGAGCAAGTATGGCGAGTACTAGACGCGGGCTTCCCGAGGACACGGTGGGTCATTACCGTCACCCACTCGCTGTCTGCCTGGTGGATGTGATGTCAGTTCACGATTGATAACTTGCTCGGCTTGTAGATCATTTACTGATATGTACAATGGTGCCCTGCCGGACCCAGCGCCACGTGAAGCTGCAGACATGGGCGCATATGTGCAAATGTTGCCTGCCGTCCATCTTGGCTGCAATTATGTACGCCGTGCGGCTCTATGAAAGATGTGACGTGATGCGATGGCCGTTGGAATGCCCTACGTCGTTTTTTCAGTGGTTCAAAATAGATCCTGTGACTTTTAGACCTACTCTTCTTTCCGAGTATGAATGCGGATCCGAACTTCCCTGTTAAATTCGAGCTGGAGCCACAGCCGAAGTATGAACAGATCGGCCTCCTCTGAGATGACCTGCGCCATCGCGATATCATAAACATACTGTGCACACGAAATTCTGAGTTACAGACTCAAATCATGGACACGGACAACCCGGTCGTCGGCATCGTGAAAAATGAGGCATCGTCTTGCCAGACCTGCCTTTTTTTACTCCAACGTGAATGTGATGCGAAAGATCTCAGCGGAATCAGGCGTGTGCCGTTGAGAGTTGCTTGGGCATTTTTATCTTCATGGAACTGGCCGACTCGAGCCTGTGCAGCTCGACCTTCCTCTTTGCACATCTCATTGAACAGGCAAGTTGAATTCCTTATATTCGTCTTTATGCTCATCCTCACAAAAGATGTTTGGAGCACTCCATGCTGACTTGAACAAGGACTGTTCCAAAACTTCCCTTTGCTCATCCTGGCTCAACTCGTGGATACGTAAGTTGAATCCAGATTCCAGTGCTTCATCCCGGTATCCATCCAACCCATTTGGCTTCAACACCCGCCCTAGGGCCTCTTCAATATCTAAATCATCTTGATTCTCTTCCATACCGGCACCCATCTTTGTACTCGAATCTTCTTTCGAACTCATCGCCGGATTACCCAGTCATACGCCGTGTCATTCGTCTCGAAGTttaccatcatcatctctaTTCATCCTTTTacttctcctttttcttctcgttctACACCTCTTTCTCCTGACACTCGATCTTCAATTCAGCCTGACTTTCACCACCCCAGTCAatcttcctcgccgctctGTAAGTTATACCTactctttctccttctcttttcacTTACCCCAGTTATTCGTCTCAGAATTCTTTTCACCATCACTCTCTACgttcgtctttcttcttcttcttcttcttcttcttcttcttcttcttcttcttcttgttcttgttcttgttcttcttcttctcctcctcctgataatcatcctccacctcaGCTCAGAGTCCGCCATCATACCCATTCAGCCTGGTCTTGATCTCTCCGTATGTCTGCATCAATCCTTACGTCCCAATCTTcatccttccagtcctttTCGTGATACCTGCACCCAGCCATATCCCCATGCTAACACTCAATCTTCAATTCAACTGGatcttccatcatcccaATCAACCTCCTCATCCCTCTGTGAGTTATTCGTATCCTTTACCCCTGTCTTTTCACATATATCcctcctcttttcctttcaTTTGCATCCAAGCTCAGACCTATCCCCAATTCCCTGAGCTTGACCACATCCGAATCGTTATTCATCCCTGGTCAAAGCCTCATATTCTGACTGACAGAAGCAGACACTTCCGCCATCCGACTTCCCTCAAAGATATCTACGACCTCACTCTCGTCACCTTCACTCTCTTTGAAATCACTCTATTCGGCTCACATAACCCCCAGTGACCCTTTACCACAAATTTGGTAAGCATCTCATATCTGGTTTTGGTTTTGCTCTCATTTATATAGTCCTACACCCTTCCACACTTTTCTCGACCAAACCGTACCTTCTCCGAACGCTGCATCTCCCTTCATCTCTTCCTGATTTCTATTCCGTGTCGCACTGCCTCTGCCCGAGCTTACGCAAATCTAACAGGCAAAAAGTCGAGCCGAGTCTTCTATCAgcaagacaaaaagaaaagaaaaaaacaatcAAGGTTCCAAATTCGGTTCTATCACCAAGATGCCAGCCAATacccaaaaaagaaaaaccgAGGCGGCTCTTGACGCCAGGCCCCCGAAGGTGGGAGACGAAGTCTTGTCCCCTTCTCCTCAATACTAACGCAGTATAGATTCGACGCGGCGCGAAAAGGCATGGGATGAAACAGTCCAACGAAGAACCGGGTGATCCAGAATCCTGTGATACCTTTCTACAATGCAAAGGCAATGAGCAGAAAACTGCAGCATATCTGGGGTTCTATCATACCGCGGATCTGAGATTTTTTGCTATCTCTTGGCCAGTCCTGAAGGCGTACATTCACGCACACGCTTTCATGTCCAATAATCACCAAGAATTCCCGAAACGACACGTCCTCGAAGTGATCAAAGGAGATGAAAGCAGGATCTCAAGTGCAGATCCTGCAAAAGACTGGAATTACGAGGATAAAAGTGAAACACAAGAGCGTCGGAAACAGATGAAAACCCGACATCTCGCATATCATCTGTTGACTTTGGAAGCAGATGTGTGGGAGTATCGAAACAATCCTTTTCAACGCAACAAAGATCTGGATGCTGAATATAGGACCCAATTCAACAAGCTCGGCGAAGCTCAAGTGCCTGATGAGGAGTTTAAAGTTCGCAAATCAGCAGGGCTTGTTCGTTATTcgggaaaagaaagccggCTGGAGAGTATTAATCGGTGCTACACACTGCTGCAATACTTGAAGTACAGCGTGGACCATGACCATATTTGGAATGGAAGAATCAAAAAGCTCCAATTCATTCAAGAGGGCGTTCACGTGAGCATCAGCCATGTCCCCGGATGGATGCAagttgaagaggatgagaCCGGATTGCCGTTTCCTCCTGACGACGATTCTGATGATGAGGCTGATCACAAGCCTATCTCAGTCAAAGTCTTTTGGGATCAAGACAAGATGCTTCCCGGACATGaagacctggaagaagcaaTTTTGAAAGGCAAGTCACGCGGTCTTAAAATACCGCCGTCTGATCAATATCTTTCCAAGAACCCTGGGCTTTGCAAGTCTGGCGACGTGTTTAGGGATATGATTCGCATGATGTTCAACTGTCAAGAACTGCGTCTGAACATTCAAGACCTCGAACTGCGTTATACATTGGCAGCACACAGATGTGGAGTCTCGAAAGATCTTCTCAGTGGTGAATGGGAGGAATCCAAAGCCGTCTTTGCGAATGACGAAAACAGCAACTTCGTCATCAAAGTTGTGCTTTATGCAGTCGAAGACCCCAGCGCAGATATTCTTGAAAGCGACAACTTGCAGCCAGAAttggagatgatggccaaTGACCATGGAAATGCCACTGAGATATCCGAACCAGGTCCTGAGAAGGTCAATGCTTCCTCAATCCGTGGTATCTTTGGATTAAGGAGCTTTGCAGGCCACCATGGTACTGGTAGGGCACCAAAGCCGCGCATCTTTAgcaaaagacaaaagacTCTGGAATATTATGGCGGTTTTGACGTGACCTCTGAATCGGGTCGCAGAGGCTGGCAAAAGTCAATGCTGCATGATGTGGCAAGGATGGTTCCGCCTGATTGTGTCAAGCGTGACAAGCCACCGCGTGACTTTACGTCCTCTGAAAAAGCTGCGGCCACAGAAGCTGAGTATCAGGCAGAGCGTCTGAGGGCCGAGGATCATAGCGAGCCTAAGGTAAATGTACTAAAGCCTGATTGCCAGTTTCACCACTGATTTCATTTCTagagcaagaagaacgtTGATTACTATACTCAACAAAAAGCCTTCTCGGGCACCGAAAACCGGGTTGGACCTCCCGTTGATTTGTGCTTGGATCTCCTACTCTGTGAATTGGAGGGCGATCGATACCGAGCGACATTGTTCCAGACATTTACCCACAACATCACATTCTACCACTACCAGATCCCTGGCGCGGTCGGACTGATCCTCAAGCAATATGGCGAGATAGACGGAGACAAGCTCATCGCCAGTGCGGGACTCGACTCAAATGACCTTCGCGCTAACAAAGTCAAGCATGCAGCCAAGCAGCTAACTGATCTCAAAACCCATTGCGTTATCTTAGCTGACGAGACCGGGTTTGGAAAGACAATAACATGTCTTCTTATGCTTCTTATGCGTACTATGCTTACCGAGATCATGAAGCCAACGCTGCTCGTGGTTCCTGCCACGGTCATTGGCCAGTGGCTGACTGAAATTCGTGGACATTGGCCTTGCTTTCGCCCGTTGCTCTCCTACAACGATAGCGAATGGGAAGACGCTCTTGGGCTTGACTCTATTCCAGCGCAGGCGATGAGTgatccaaaacaaaaccTACCTACCAGCTTGCAATGGCTCTTTGATAAGGATAATCCCGAGGCCTCGAAAACAATTGTTGTCACCACCTACAACACTCACCTTCGTCGATCCCTGTGCCCGGAGAAAAATGATTATGGAGACGAAGGAGCCACTTGCAAGCCCCGGTCAACCGAGAAAAAGAGCTTTCAAACACACTGTGAAAAGAAATTCGGCCTTCTCATAGCCGATGAGGCCCACCGCTTCAAAAACAAAGCCTCAGCAACCTGGGCGATGCTCTTTGCTCATCGGTTTGAGAAGGTTGTGGCGGTGACAGCTACACCAATGTTCAACTCGATCAAGGTAATATCTTGGATTTACGCGTTTCACATGGATATTTTCGCCGCTCATACTTTTCCATAGGATATTCTCGGCTTTATTGAGCACTTTTGGCAGCTTGTCAAACCCGAGTTGAGCTTTCGGAGGATGCAAAACGACTGGAGAAACAATGAGATTGAGCTTCTTAAAGAAGAGCAGTCCCTCCACATGCAGATGCAAAAATTTGCTGGACTTGAGCGCCTGGATCCGAAACGTCTCATACTCCTAATGCCAAGTCTGATTCGTCGCGTTTTGGAAACTAACAAGGACAAGCACAAACGAGTAGCTGAATATCTTGGTCTGCTTTTTGACTTGATTATGATTCAACGTGGTCACGCCTCTGTACTTCCTCAAGAGTCTGGCGAAGGAATCTCGTTCAAGGATATGATCCCAAAATTGGAGTGGAGCACGGCCGAGGTAAAGCTTTTGTCTCATGAAGTACAGGAGCATCAAGTTTTTCATCGCTTGGCTGCAAGGTCAGTCAGTTCTTATGAGGAATTTCAGATTTAGTTTGAGTGTTCGCTGACCTTTGATACCTAGCCTCTATACATCGGAATTCGTCAAGCGGAGCCGCGCCAATTCGATCCTCGCCCTGCGTCAGTTCAGTTTTCTTGGCTTTTCAATCATAGGCGCTAGGCTCAACCGGCTCATGCAGGGAGCTGGACGTAACACCTATGTGCGCCAACTTGCTCATTGGCGTGCGCAGCTCAAGGCCGGTGAATTCATTCACAAAATGACGCGCAGAAAGGGTGAAATAAGGACAATCAAGCTTGCCCGAGAGCTTATCAGGCATCTTGCATACGGATCTCCAGCAATTCGCTTGGTTTGCAAACAGATACTCGAGATCAGAGCAGTGGAAATTCTGGAAAAACATCCTCGCAGATATCAGAAGCTTCTT is part of the Penicillium psychrofluorescens genome assembly, chromosome: 4 genome and encodes:
- a CDS encoding uncharacterized protein (ID:PFLUO_006473-T1.cds;~source:funannotate) produces the protein MSNNHQEFPKRHVLEVIKGDESRISSADPAKDWNYEDKSETQERRKQMKTRHLAYHLLTLEADVWEYRNNPFQRNKDLDAEYRTQFNKLGEAQVPDEEFKVRKSAGLVRYSGKESRLESINRCYTLLQYLKYSVDHDHIWNGRIKKLQFIQEGVHVSISHVPGWMQVEEDETGLPFPPDDDSDDEADHKPISVKVFWDQDKMLPGHEDLEEAILKGKSRGLKIPPSDQYLSKNPGLCKSGDVFRDMIRMMFNCQELRLNIQDLELRYTLAAHRCGVSKDLLSGEWEESKAVFANDENSNFVIKVVLYAVEDPSADILESDNLQPELEMMANDHGNATEISEPGPEKVNASSIRGIFGLRSFAGHHGTGRAPKPRIFSKRQKTLEYYGGFDVTSESGRRGWQKSMLHDVARMVPPDCVKRDKPPRDFTSSEKAAATEAEYQAERLRAEDHSEPKSKKNVDYYTQQKAFSGTENRVGPPVDLCLDLLLCELEGDRYRATLFQTFTHNITFYHYQIPGAVGLILKQYGEIDGDKLIASAGLDSNDLRANKVKHAAKQLTDLKTHCVILADETGFGKTITCLLMLLMRTMLTEIMKPTLLVVPATVIGQWLTEIRGHWPCFRPLLSYNDSEWEDALGLDSIPAQAMSDPKQNLPTSLQWLFDKDNPEASKTIVVTTYNTHLRRSLCPEKNDYGDEGATCKPRSTEKKSFQTHCEKKFGLLIADEAHRFKNKASATWAMLFAHRFEKVVAVTATPMFNSIKDILGFIEHFWQLVKPELSFRRMQNDWRNNEIELLKEEQSLHMQMQKFAGLERLDPKRLILLMPSLIRRVLETNKDKHKRVAEYLGLLFDLIMIQRGHASVLPQESGEGISFKDMIPKLEWSTAEVKLLSHEVQEHQVFHRLAASLYTSEFVKRSRANSILALRQFSFLGFSIIGARLNRLMQGAGRNTYVRQLAHWRAQLKAGEFIHKMTRRKGEIRTIKLARELIRHLAYGSPAIRLVCKQILEIRAVEILEKHPRRYQKLLVGESHPFNAWFLEAFLREMLIDARVFHSALDNSERAKLVKEFNDPESSIQCLIMTYDVGAVGLNLHESCNRVVITSIGINRAQESQLAGRVLRITSKFPATVVRRMTPNSHDQFRSARQIEKASLQLAVNARNPDISNLMVKLLNELQPEVDHYHASQEGQKLFNKAQRSGRHTGGKQPPISQAPEKPCHTQEAMQTEVEAEEPTGTTDRPTGKVAGPEEFDNPDNALDQVNKDDIFEEIDSNYDTEDDYEGYELSDTDLESEVGDPWASETEELRPYTACRRFAEIRQPSEEEGYRLALLALPPRKIWTLQDLDKEHFLHMVSLYRLYEHLTLNDNVGPRNELEYFWYAKWPVASILDPQDPSKSRYAVLSAIPALLVESFNERINLGLPLKADSIISREELEQYQKEDKILESVPEWTNQVPRLEKPLVIPHDNEEVLGSFEDVKASVQLAAKNILHWQPHIHFI